Genomic DNA from Anaerolineae bacterium:
AGGTACTGCCCGGCACCGTTACCACCAGGGCCTTCTTTAGCAGGAATTGCGCCAGCTCCAGTGAGTTGTTGCTGTAGGCCCGGAAGTCCGGCAGGCAATAGAACGTGCCCTGCGGGGGGACTGTCCGAACGCCGGTGAACATCCGCAACTCCTGCATGATCACATCGCGGTTGTTCTGGATGGTCAGGCGCAGGCTTTCAACCACGCTCTGGATGCCGGTCAGGGCGCCTTCCGCTGCCGCCTGGGAGATGATCGGCGGACAGGAGGTTGTTTGGGCCTGGATGTTGGTCATCACTTCAACCAGCGTGCGATTGGCGATTGTCCAGCCGATGCGCAGCCCGGTTAGCCCATAGAGTTTGGATACGCCGTTGATGACGATAATCTTGGAGGAGTCGACATCGCGCTGGGTGAACTGATAGATCGGCGGCGCCTGCCGACCATCAAAGACCAGCTTGTGGTAGATGTCATCGGAGAGCAGGTAAATATCGCGGCGTTCGCAGAAGTCCACGATTTCCGCCATGAACTCCGACGAGAAAACCAGGCCCGACGGGTTGTTGGGGCTGTTGACAATGATGGCTTTGGTGTAGGGGCTGACGGCGCGCTCAATATCGGCCATCCGCGGGTGGAAAGTGCCGTCTTCCGGTGTGACGAT
This window encodes:
- a CDS encoding pyridoxal phosphate-dependent aminotransferase, which codes for MSISQLARSIAPSPTLALNEEARLLRQRGEPVINLGIGEPKNKAPITAILSSAAQLKSGEIKYAPTDGTPSLKKAIIRYTEENYNRLVAPENVIVSTGAKHAIYNVMLSILNPQDEVIILAPYWVSYPEIVKMCYGVPVIVTPEDGTFHPRMADIERAVSPYTKAIIVNSPNNPSGLVFSSEFMAEIVDFCERRDIYLLSDDIYHKLVFDGRQAPPIYQFTQRDVDSSKIIVINGVSKLYGLTGLRIGWTIANRTLVEVMTNIQAQTTSCPPIISQAAAEGALTGIQSVVESLRLTIQNNRDVIMQELRMFTGVRTVPPQGTFYCLPDFRAYSNNSLELAQFLLKKALVVTVPGSTFGMEGYLRLSFSGSVKDLTEGIARMRWALDPNAPNEIYIGDRKMVRDWM